In Mucilaginibacter celer, one DNA window encodes the following:
- the gltB gene encoding glutamate synthase large subunit has translation MDQTDSHQGLYRPEFEHDSCGTGFIANIDGHKTNQIIDNALTMLENMEHRGACGCDPESGDGAGILIQLPHEFLMEECSNLEISLPEPGEYGVGMIFLPKDSAQKKACRTIINNAIEKLGLHKLGERKLVVDSSVIGETARQAEPDVEQIYIARPHHITNAEDFERKLFVLRRYINKTITETVAGASENFYFTSLSCKTIIYKGQLTTYQLRKYYSDLSDPRIASGFAMIHSRFSTNTFPSWKLAQPFRMIAHNGEINTLTGNLNWFYAGLKSYASSYFTAEEMDMLLPVIDNNQSDSACLDNIIEVLLHSGRSLPHVMMMLVPEAWDGNEAMDPLKKAFYEFHATLMEPWDGPAAITFTDGKLVGALLDRNGLRPLRFVITSDGRVIAASEAGTLTIDESTVLRKGRLQPGKMLLIDTEKGRIITDEEIKQQVASQQPYGRWLENYKINLSELSEPRLAFASLSEASVYRYQQVFGYSREDIDTIIKPMALDGKEPVGSMGTDVPLAILSDKPQHLSSYFKQFFAQVTNPPIDPIRERLVMSLATFIGNNGNLLDEDKMHCHCVVLKHPILKNHQLEKLRSIDTGLFHAKTLQTYFKADGLPGSLEKGLARLCRYAEDAVDDGFEVLILSDRAVDSEHAPIPTLLATSAVHHHLIRKGRRGSVGLVVETGDAWEVHHFACLLAFGATAINPYLALSTIETLKNNGSLETSYELKKLQSNYVKSINDGLLKIFSKMGISTLQSYHGAQVFEILGLNKTVVDKYFHGAVTRIGGLGLDEIAREALCKHKMGFEAKGADNLLPEGGIYQWKRRGEAHLFNPTTVHLLQHATRSNSYEVYKNYAKAVNEQTEKHYTIRGLLDFAHHREAISIDEVEPAENIMKRFATGAMSFGSISHEAHSTMAIAMNRIGGKSNTGEGGEDEMRYDKLPNGDSLRSAIKQVASGRFGVTSNYLTNADELQIKMAQGAKPGEGGQLPGHKVDDWIAKTRHSTPGVGLISPPPHHDIYSIEDLAQLIFDLKNANRAARINVKLVSKAGVGTIAAGVAKAHADVILIAGYDGGTGASPISSIKHAGLPWELGLTEAHQTLVRNKLRSRVVLQTDGQLKTGRDLAIAALMGAEEWGVATAALVAGGCIMMRKCHLNTCPVGVATQDPELRKLFSGKPEHIVNLFRFMAEELREIMAELGFRTIHEMVGRVQFLKVKDNLQSWKAKKIDLSGILHPVTNTKGMTLYNSEAQDHGMANILDWKLVEAAKPALEDKTPVFASFDVINVDRTIGTMLSNEISKVYGSAGLPDNTINFKFKGSAGQSFGAFTTKGVSFELEGEANDYVGKGLSGAQIAVYPAANATFTPEENIIIGNVALYGATSGELFVGGMAGERFAVRNSGATTVVEGIGDHGCEYMTGGRALILGATGRNFAAGMSGGLAWVYNPEGTFADNCNTEMVDLDPLNTKDEEEILTLLRKHITLTGSKLAQKILNNWNEASTRFVKVFPKEYKKVLEKLQYQTIG, from the coding sequence ATGGATCAAACTGATAGCCACCAGGGTCTTTACAGACCGGAATTTGAACACGATTCGTGCGGAACGGGATTTATTGCCAATATAGACGGTCATAAAACCAACCAGATCATTGACAACGCGCTAACCATGCTCGAAAACATGGAACACCGTGGTGCGTGCGGATGCGACCCCGAAAGCGGGGACGGTGCAGGTATATTGATACAACTGCCCCATGAGTTTTTAATGGAAGAATGCTCAAACCTCGAGATCAGCCTGCCCGAACCGGGCGAGTATGGCGTAGGTATGATTTTCTTACCGAAGGATTCGGCCCAGAAGAAGGCCTGCCGTACCATTATTAATAATGCTATTGAAAAATTAGGCTTACATAAATTAGGCGAGCGTAAACTGGTTGTTGATTCATCAGTTATCGGTGAAACAGCGCGCCAGGCCGAGCCAGATGTTGAGCAAATTTATATTGCCCGTCCGCATCATATTACAAACGCCGAAGATTTTGAGCGTAAGCTATTCGTGTTGCGCAGGTATATCAACAAAACCATTACCGAAACTGTAGCCGGTGCTTCTGAAAACTTTTATTTTACATCATTAAGCTGTAAAACAATCATTTACAAAGGCCAGCTTACTACCTACCAGTTACGTAAATATTATTCAGACCTTTCTGATCCGCGTATCGCATCAGGCTTTGCCATGATCCACTCGCGTTTCTCAACCAATACTTTCCCATCGTGGAAACTGGCGCAGCCGTTCCGCATGATCGCTCACAACGGCGAGATCAATACCTTAACAGGTAACTTAAACTGGTTTTATGCCGGCCTGAAATCATACGCTTCATCATACTTCACCGCCGAAGAGATGGATATGTTGCTGCCGGTTATTGATAACAACCAGTCGGATTCGGCTTGTTTGGATAACATTATCGAGGTGTTATTGCACTCCGGCCGTTCATTACCACACGTAATGATGATGCTGGTGCCTGAGGCATGGGATGGTAACGAGGCTATGGATCCGCTTAAAAAAGCGTTCTACGAGTTCCACGCTACTTTAATGGAGCCATGGGACGGTCCGGCTGCCATCACCTTTACCGATGGTAAACTGGTAGGCGCACTGCTTGACCGTAACGGCTTACGTCCGTTGCGTTTTGTGATCACCAGTGATGGCCGCGTTATCGCTGCATCAGAAGCCGGTACTTTAACTATCGACGAAAGCACCGTTTTACGTAAAGGCCGTTTACAGCCAGGTAAAATGTTATTGATCGATACCGAAAAAGGCCGCATCATTACCGACGAGGAAATTAAACAACAAGTTGCTTCACAACAGCCATACGGCCGTTGGTTAGAGAACTATAAAATTAACCTGAGCGAGCTTTCTGAACCTCGTTTAGCTTTCGCCAGCTTATCTGAAGCTTCGGTTTACCGTTACCAGCAGGTATTTGGTTACAGCCGAGAGGATATCGATACCATCATAAAACCGATGGCATTGGATGGCAAAGAACCTGTTGGTTCGATGGGTACCGACGTGCCTTTGGCTATCCTTTCGGATAAACCTCAGCACCTGTCAAGCTACTTTAAACAATTCTTCGCCCAGGTAACCAACCCTCCTATCGACCCGATCCGTGAGCGTTTGGTGATGAGCCTTGCTACCTTTATAGGTAACAACGGCAACCTGTTGGACGAAGATAAAATGCATTGCCATTGCGTTGTGCTGAAACACCCGATATTGAAAAACCACCAGTTAGAAAAACTGCGCAGTATCGATACCGGCCTGTTCCACGCTAAAACGCTGCAAACATACTTTAAGGCTGATGGCCTGCCAGGTTCGTTAGAGAAAGGCCTTGCCCGCCTTTGCCGCTACGCCGAGGATGCTGTTGACGACGGCTTCGAGGTATTGATCCTTTCAGATCGCGCGGTTGATTCGGAGCATGCCCCTATCCCTACCCTGCTGGCTACATCTGCAGTACACCACCACCTGATCCGTAAAGGTCGCCGTGGTTCGGTAGGTTTAGTTGTTGAAACCGGCGATGCCTGGGAAGTTCACCACTTTGCCTGCTTGCTGGCCTTCGGTGCAACTGCTATCAACCCTTACTTAGCGCTTTCAACTATCGAAACGCTGAAAAACAATGGCAGCCTTGAAACCAGCTACGAACTTAAGAAGCTGCAAAGCAACTACGTTAAATCAATTAACGATGGCTTGTTAAAGATCTTCTCTAAAATGGGTATTTCTACCTTGCAGTCATACCATGGCGCGCAGGTATTCGAGATCCTCGGTTTAAACAAAACTGTTGTTGACAAATACTTCCACGGCGCGGTTACCCGTATTGGTGGTTTAGGTTTAGATGAGATCGCCCGCGAAGCCCTTTGCAAACACAAAATGGGCTTTGAGGCTAAAGGTGCCGATAACCTGTTACCTGAAGGTGGTATTTACCAGTGGAAACGCCGCGGCGAAGCCCACCTATTTAACCCTACCACTGTACACCTGTTGCAACATGCTACCCGCAGCAACAGCTACGAGGTATATAAAAACTATGCTAAAGCGGTTAACGAGCAAACCGAAAAGCACTACACCATCCGTGGCCTGCTTGATTTTGCCCACCACCGCGAAGCTATCAGCATTGATGAGGTTGAACCGGCAGAAAACATCATGAAGCGCTTCGCTACAGGTGCGATGTCATTCGGTTCTATCTCGCACGAGGCGCACAGTACTATGGCTATTGCCATGAACCGCATAGGCGGTAAAAGTAATACCGGCGAGGGCGGTGAAGACGAAATGCGTTATGACAAATTGCCCAACGGCGATTCATTGCGCTCGGCTATCAAACAGGTAGCATCTGGCCGTTTCGGTGTAACTTCAAACTACCTTACTAATGCCGATGAGTTACAGATTAAAATGGCACAAGGTGCTAAACCAGGCGAAGGCGGTCAGCTGCCGGGCCACAAGGTTGACGACTGGATCGCTAAAACCCGTCACTCAACACCGGGTGTAGGTTTGATCTCGCCTCCGCCGCACCACGATATTTATTCTATCGAAGATTTGGCACAGCTTATCTTCGATCTTAAGAATGCCAACCGCGCTGCCCGTATCAACGTTAAACTGGTATCAAAAGCAGGTGTAGGCACTATCGCTGCCGGTGTTGCCAAAGCACACGCCGATGTGATCCTGATTGCCGGCTACGACGGTGGTACAGGTGCATCGCCAATCAGCTCGATCAAACATGCAGGCTTACCTTGGGAGCTTGGTTTGACTGAAGCACACCAAACACTGGTTCGTAACAAGCTGCGCAGCCGCGTGGTATTGCAAACTGATGGTCAGTTGAAAACCGGCAGGGATTTGGCTATCGCAGCCTTGATGGGTGCCGAAGAATGGGGCGTAGCTACCGCTGCCCTTGTTGCAGGCGGCTGTATCATGATGCGTAAATGCCATTTGAATACCTGCCCGGTAGGTGTTGCAACTCAAGATCCTGAATTGCGTAAACTTTTCTCTGGTAAACCGGAGCATATCGTGAACCTGTTCCGCTTTATGGCCGAAGAGTTGCGCGAAATTATGGCCGAGCTTGGCTTCCGTACCATTCATGAAATGGTTGGCCGCGTACAATTCCTGAAAGTAAAAGATAACCTGCAAAGCTGGAAAGCCAAAAAGATCGACTTGAGCGGCATCCTACACCCGGTTACCAACACCAAAGGCATGACGCTTTACAACAGCGAAGCTCAGGATCATGGCATGGCTAACATCCTCGACTGGAAACTGGTTGAAGCTGCAAAACCTGCTTTAGAAGATAAAACCCCGGTATTCGCTTCTTTCGATGTAATTAACGTTGACCGTACCATCGGTACCATGTTATCAAACGAGATCTCGAAAGTTTACGGTTCGGCTGGTTTACCTGATAATACCATCAACTTTAAATTTAAAGGTTCGGCAGGTCAAAGCTTCGGCGCATTTACTACCAAAGGTGTTTCTTTTGAGCTGGAAGGCGAAGCTAACGATTACGTAGGCAAAGGCCTTTCAGGCGCGCAGATTGCAGTTTATCCTGCCGCTAACGCCACTTTCACGCCGGAAGAAAACATCATCATCGGTAACGTAGCCCTTTACGGTGCTACATCGGGCGAGTTGTTTGTAGGCGGTATGGCCGGCGAGCGTTTCGCGGTACGTAACTCGGGCGCTACTACGGTTGTTGAAGGTATTGGCGACCACGGTTGCGAGTACATGACCGGTGGCCGCGCGCTGATCCTGGGTGCAACTGGTCGCAACTTCGCGGCAGGTATGAGCGGTGGTTTGGCATGGGTTTACAATCCTGAAGGTACTTTTGCAGACAACTGCAATACCGAAATGGTTGATCTTGACCCGCTAAACACTAAGGACGAAGAAGAAATTCTGACCCTGCTGCGTAAGCACATCACCCTAACCGGCAGCAAGCTGGCGCAAAAAATATTGAACAACTGGAATGAGGCTTCAACCCGGTTTGTGAAAGTATTCCCGAAAGAGTATAAAAAAGTATTAGAGAAATTACAATATCAAACTATAGGCTAA
- a CDS encoding glutamate synthase subunit beta has translation MGKPTGFQEFNRELPSKVPAAERVKNYNEFVNLYSEEKLNQQSARCMNCGIPFCHSGCPLGNIIPEFNDAVYRKNWEEAYHILSSTNNFPEFTGRICPAPCESACVLGINKPPVAIEEIERHIIEIAYEKKLVKQTAPLIKTGKKVAVVGSGPAGLAAAAQLVKVGHTVTVYERDDRAGGLLRYGIPDFKLEKWVVERRIEVMEKDGVVFKYNSEVGVNVAADELVRNNDAVILAGGSTIPRNLNIPGRELKGIHFAMDFLKQQNKRVSNIDVTAEDILATGKDVVVIGGGDTGSDCVGTSNRQGAASIKQFEVMFQPPAQRTQHMPWPTYPMVLKTTSSHEEGADRFWGVNTLEFLGDEEGNLRALKVVDVEWEQDFMGRPVKFNVVEGSEREIPCQRVFLAMGFLHPQADTFISQLGVELDDRKNVKAKEGVYRTNVSKVFTAGDMRRGQSLVVWAISEGREAARKVDEFLMGHSLLESKDGVNQFEQVF, from the coding sequence ATGGGAAAACCTACAGGATTTCAGGAGTTTAATCGTGAACTACCTTCAAAAGTTCCGGCTGCTGAACGCGTTAAAAATTATAACGAATTTGTAAATTTATACTCTGAAGAGAAGCTTAACCAGCAATCGGCAAGGTGTATGAATTGTGGGATCCCTTTTTGCCATTCGGGATGCCCTTTGGGTAATATCATCCCTGAGTTTAACGATGCCGTGTATCGTAAAAACTGGGAAGAAGCTTACCATATATTATCGTCAACCAATAACTTCCCCGAGTTTACAGGCCGGATCTGCCCCGCCCCATGCGAATCGGCATGTGTGTTAGGCATCAACAAGCCGCCTGTTGCTATCGAGGAAATTGAGCGCCATATCATCGAGATCGCTTACGAGAAAAAACTGGTTAAGCAAACCGCTCCGCTAATTAAAACCGGCAAAAAAGTAGCCGTGGTAGGTTCTGGCCCTGCGGGCCTTGCCGCTGCAGCACAGCTGGTAAAAGTAGGCCACACCGTTACCGTTTACGAACGTGACGACCGTGCAGGTGGTTTATTACGCTACGGTATTCCTGACTTTAAGTTAGAGAAATGGGTAGTAGAACGCCGCATCGAAGTAATGGAGAAAGACGGTGTTGTATTTAAATACAACAGCGAAGTTGGTGTAAACGTAGCAGCCGATGAGCTGGTACGTAACAACGATGCCGTGATCCTTGCCGGTGGTTCAACCATCCCGCGTAACCTGAACATTCCGGGTCGCGAGTTGAAAGGTATCCACTTTGCTATGGATTTCCTGAAACAACAAAACAAACGTGTAAGCAATATTGATGTTACTGCCGAGGATATCCTTGCTACAGGTAAAGATGTAGTTGTTATTGGCGGTGGTGACACCGGATCGGACTGTGTGGGTACTTCAAACCGCCAGGGTGCTGCATCTATCAAGCAATTTGAGGTGATGTTCCAGCCGCCTGCACAGCGTACACAGCACATGCCGTGGCCTACTTACCCAATGGTACTGAAAACCACCAGCTCGCACGAAGAAGGTGCCGACCGTTTCTGGGGTGTTAACACCCTGGAGTTCCTTGGCGACGAGGAAGGTAACCTGCGCGCCCTGAAAGTGGTTGATGTTGAGTGGGAACAGGATTTTATGGGCCGTCCGGTTAAATTTAATGTAGTTGAAGGTTCGGAACGTGAAATTCCTTGTCAGCGTGTATTCCTGGCTATGGGCTTTTTACATCCACAGGCTGATACTTTCATCAGCCAGCTTGGTGTTGAGCTCGACGACCGTAAAAACGTAAAAGCTAAAGAAGGTGTTTACCGCACCAACGTAAGCAAAGTTTTTACAGCAGGCGATATGCGCCGCGGACAATCACTGGTGGTTTGGGCCATCTCTGAGGGCCGCGAAGCCGCCCGCAAGGTTGATGAGTTTTTGATGGGCCACTCTTTACTGGAAAGTAAAGATGGGGTTAATCAGTTTGAGCAAGTATTTTAG
- a CDS encoding TraB/GumN family protein, whose translation MVKFYLSQFSAFSFSAGLKRLLTAVLILLFISPVIAQQQKKDYTLLWRISGKGLTKPSYLFGTMHVKDKRVFGFSDSVMLAIQKSETFALEVHPDTLMSKMFATLADKESRRGLRDMLSPEEYAKIAKRFKQKNGYAMGNIDPMQLESVMRPEKKNPDDKKTFIDAFLYGVAHGMNKPIYGLENAAQQFDGYFGANSDIKERIKNLVDDNDKEIINSEEEMIKIYSTGNLNKLAAYLSLSELNDDELIARNKVMLNSIVSHIHNQSLFSAVGAAHLPGPHGLIELLRNTGYTVEPVKADFTGVANRFNTDYTKLNWKPYVDNENGYSFELPFTPEKTNIFLGLPSVIYTDISNEVFFGAYAILKGSDTKPADENAVLQSMVNVFKKNQDNHIVSKKPVAVNGIKGTEILMRTNGDYLRLRVLFSNNFLYLLYAGTQLENLYTPYANRFFNSFKTFKTAPKANPAWITFKNDTGAFAVHLPSEPKLIVKNIPNPIARQGEPFSMKIYLAMDSVNLMTYLVRYNDYPKGSYLADKNKLFDAIGNEFKGKGSMIGKPHKIVVDGYEGREVDFKLLDKYYCRLRLLVRGNRTYLLMKQNIEEEKPLPAGDDFLESFKMISYKKPQATTYNFEGTDFSVTTFEKLRFIRDSVANYRSFLKNSVTAYSTNTASGGVYGVEHTNISKYYRAAHVDSVYNKLIPKFVPYTDTLLKVDTIVVNNITGREFISQSKSTGDKKRERLFIDNGDLFYMTAHIADEELFSETSNEFFNSLKKVRDTQPIDLSSSKAAVIINDLVSADSVLNQGAKGALAYYDFKKDELPYVYKGLQTSYPADSLYGGPGRLLLNVLNKTHDDKTIEVLSALYKRADINDNMKPQILKTIVDVDKKKGYPVYLDLLTGGPAFKARYNYDTFAPLNDSLDFVQANYDRIIPLLKNQKFRSSLLSVFQSMAGEKDGKYDNLIRTHFNDITAFANADLDKYLSKTDSNSTDMYTPVYYYLSLMKKVKGQPITSTFTAKLLKRNDINKHLPTAVATRIENKLPVSDAVLNKLLDSMVQRYDLMEELSKAKQLARVPAKYKTQAAFAKLCVYQNAIANDEDESAEQLKLLGSITDKGKLFYVFSYKLYSEDEDLRELAISGPYTPGSSKLDFTSYHAYEEQAEKGLTWQKQAKRMIVELKKQNEELQTSAKDVE comes from the coding sequence ATGGTTAAATTTTACTTATCACAATTTTCTGCATTTTCATTTTCCGCAGGTCTGAAACGCTTATTGACGGCTGTATTGATACTGTTGTTTATTTCGCCCGTCATCGCGCAGCAACAAAAAAAGGATTATACTTTGTTATGGCGCATTAGCGGCAAAGGGCTAACAAAGCCATCGTACTTGTTTGGTACCATGCACGTTAAGGATAAACGCGTTTTTGGTTTTAGCGATTCGGTAATGCTGGCTATACAAAAAAGTGAAACGTTTGCGCTTGAGGTACATCCCGATACGCTGATGAGCAAAATGTTTGCAACTCTTGCCGACAAAGAGTCGCGACGCGGGCTGCGTGATATGCTTTCGCCGGAAGAGTATGCCAAAATTGCCAAACGTTTTAAACAGAAAAACGGCTACGCAATGGGTAATATCGACCCGATGCAGCTGGAATCGGTGATGCGTCCCGAAAAAAAGAACCCCGATGATAAAAAAACATTTATCGATGCTTTTTTGTACGGTGTTGCCCATGGCATGAATAAACCTATTTACGGGCTTGAAAATGCTGCCCAGCAATTTGATGGCTATTTTGGCGCCAATTCAGACATTAAGGAAAGAATTAAAAACCTGGTTGATGATAACGACAAAGAGATTATCAACAGCGAGGAGGAAATGATAAAAATATACAGCACCGGTAATCTCAACAAGCTTGCAGCATATTTAAGTCTCTCCGAATTGAATGACGATGAATTGATAGCCCGCAACAAGGTGATGCTAAACAGCATTGTGAGTCATATTCATAACCAGTCGCTGTTTTCGGCTGTTGGAGCCGCGCACCTGCCGGGGCCGCACGGGCTAATTGAGTTATTGCGAAATACCGGCTATACCGTAGAACCCGTAAAGGCCGATTTTACAGGTGTTGCCAATCGTTTCAATACCGATTACACCAAACTTAACTGGAAACCTTATGTTGATAACGAAAACGGCTACTCGTTCGAACTGCCGTTTACACCCGAAAAAACAAATATTTTTTTAGGACTGCCATCCGTAATTTATACAGATATATCCAACGAGGTGTTTTTCGGTGCTTATGCTATCCTGAAAGGTTCGGATACCAAGCCGGCCGATGAAAATGCCGTGCTGCAGAGCATGGTTAATGTATTTAAAAAAAATCAGGACAATCATATCGTCAGCAAAAAACCGGTAGCGGTAAACGGCATTAAAGGCACCGAGATTTTGATGCGCACCAATGGTGATTATTTACGCCTCAGGGTATTATTCAGCAATAATTTTCTGTACCTGTTATACGCGGGTACCCAGCTCGAAAATTTATATACACCTTATGCCAACCGCTTTTTTAACTCGTTTAAAACATTTAAAACAGCACCAAAGGCAAATCCGGCGTGGATCACATTTAAAAATGATACCGGCGCATTTGCCGTGCATTTACCGTCAGAACCAAAGCTGATTGTAAAAAATATACCCAACCCGATTGCCCGGCAAGGCGAACCCTTCAGCATGAAAATTTACCTGGCGATGGATAGCGTTAACCTGATGACCTACCTGGTGCGTTATAACGATTACCCCAAAGGATCATACCTGGCCGATAAAAATAAACTGTTTGATGCAATAGGTAACGAGTTTAAGGGCAAAGGCAGCATGATTGGCAAACCGCACAAAATAGTTGTTGACGGGTACGAGGGCCGCGAGGTTGACTTTAAGCTTTTAGATAAATATTATTGCCGCCTCCGCCTTTTGGTACGCGGCAACCGCACTTATTTATTAATGAAGCAGAACATAGAGGAAGAAAAGCCGCTGCCGGCTGGCGATGATTTTCTGGAATCGTTTAAAATGATTTCCTATAAAAAGCCCCAGGCTACTACCTATAATTTCGAGGGTACTGATTTTTCAGTAACCACGTTTGAAAAATTACGCTTTATCAGGGATTCGGTTGCCAATTACAGATCTTTCCTGAAGAATTCGGTAACTGCTTATTCAACCAATACGGCCTCGGGCGGAGTTTATGGTGTTGAGCATACTAATATCAGCAAATACTACCGCGCAGCTCATGTCGATTCGGTATACAATAAGCTGATTCCGAAGTTTGTGCCTTATACCGATACGCTTTTAAAGGTTGATACTATCGTGGTTAATAATATTACAGGCCGGGAGTTTATTTCGCAATCTAAATCAACAGGGGATAAAAAAAGGGAACGCCTGTTTATTGATAACGGCGATCTTTTTTACATGACAGCCCATATTGCTGATGAAGAATTATTTAGCGAAACAAGCAATGAGTTTTTTAATTCGTTAAAAAAGGTTCGCGATACTCAACCCATCGATTTAAGTTCATCGAAAGCGGCTGTGATAATTAATGATCTCGTTTCTGCGGATTCTGTTTTGAATCAGGGTGCAAAAGGTGCCCTGGCGTATTATGATTTTAAAAAGGATGAGCTGCCATATGTTTACAAAGGCCTGCAAACCAGTTATCCGGCCGATAGCCTGTACGGCGGCCCCGGTCGGTTGCTGCTTAACGTGCTAAATAAAACGCATGACGATAAGACTATCGAAGTACTTTCGGCATTGTATAAAAGGGCTGATATTAATGATAACATGAAGCCGCAGATATTGAAAACGATAGTTGATGTCGATAAAAAGAAAGGATACCCGGTATATCTTGATCTGCTTACCGGTGGTCCTGCTTTTAAAGCCAGGTACAACTATGATACCTTCGCGCCGCTTAATGATTCGCTTGATTTTGTGCAGGCTAACTATGATCGCATTATCCCGCTTTTAAAAAATCAAAAGTTTCGCTCCAGTCTGCTGTCTGTTTTTCAATCAATGGCGGGCGAAAAGGATGGGAAATATGATAACCTGATCCGTACGCATTTTAATGACATAACGGCTTTTGCCAATGCCGATCTCGATAAGTATCTGAGCAAAACGGATAGTAACTCCACGGATATGTATACGCCGGTTTATTATTACCTGTCGTTAATGAAAAAAGTAAAGGGGCAGCCAATAACAAGCACTTTTACCGCAAAACTGTTAAAACGAAATGATATCAATAAGCATTTGCCAACCGCTGTGGCTACCCGAATTGAAAACAAGCTGCCCGTTAGCGATGCTGTTTTGAATAAACTATTGGATAGCATGGTTCAGCGGTACGATTTGATGGAGGAGCTTAGCAAAGCAAAACAACTGGCCCGGGTACCTGCCAAATACAAAACCCAGGCTGCCTTTGCCAAATTATGTGTTTACCAAAACGCCATAGCAAACGATGAAGATGAAAGCGCCGAACAGTTAAAGCTGTTGGGTAGTATTACTGATAAAGGCAAGCTGTTTTATGTTTTTAGCTATAAGCTTTACTCTGAAGATGAGGATTTACGCGAGCTGGCGATAAGCGGTCCTTACACACCCGGTTCGTCAAAACTTGACTTTACCAGCTATCATGCCTATGAAGAACAAGCCGAAAAAGGCTTAACCTGGCAAAAGCAAGCCAAAAGGATGATAGTTGAATTGAAGAAACAGAACGAAGAATTACAAACTTCGGCAAAAGACGTAGAGTAG
- a CDS encoding SRPBCC family protein, protein MKNQPLIIKRLFDVPVTRLWKAFTDNESMKNWYFDIPGFKPKAGAEFSFPGHIDGRDFIHRCKITNVVPLRKIAYDMVFDIDQIQKGLMVKTHVSFEFEPAEDKTWLTLIHEGLENFPEGLKWFAFDDFVKGWSQLFDDKLSGYLAQS, encoded by the coding sequence ATGAAAAACCAACCACTTATTATTAAACGCCTTTTTGATGTGCCGGTAACACGCCTGTGGAAAGCTTTTACCGACAATGAGAGTATGAAAAACTGGTATTTCGATATTCCTGGCTTTAAACCCAAAGCGGGTGCAGAATTCAGTTTTCCGGGACATATAGATGGCCGCGACTTCATCCATCGCTGTAAAATAACCAATGTTGTGCCACTCAGGAAAATTGCCTATGATATGGTTTTTGATATTGATCAAATACAAAAAGGCTTAATGGTTAAAACCCATGTTAGCTTTGAGTTTGAACCCGCGGAGGATAAAACCTGGCTTACTTTAATTCACGAAGGCCTGGAGAATTTTCCGGAGGGGCTCAAATGGTTTGCGTTTGATGATTTTGTTAAAGGATGGAGCCAGCTGTTTGATGATAAGCTTAGCGGATATTTAGCGCAGAGTTAG
- a CDS encoding SRPBCC family protein, with amino-acid sequence MSTQPFVIERVYAAPVQKVWEAITVNEKMKQWYFDLAEFKPEVGFEFEFTAGDDKFQYRHLCRVTKVVEGSVIAYTWRYDGYEGDSEVTWELSPEGEGTKLVLTHTGLETFPPIDAFKKENFVAGWTHITGISLKDFLEKV; translated from the coding sequence ATGAGTACGCAACCTTTTGTAATTGAACGCGTTTACGCGGCACCCGTTCAAAAAGTGTGGGAAGCCATCACCGTTAATGAAAAAATGAAGCAATGGTATTTTGACCTGGCCGAATTTAAGCCCGAAGTAGGTTTTGAATTTGAGTTTACCGCCGGGGATGATAAGTTTCAATACCGCCACCTGTGCCGGGTAACCAAAGTAGTTGAGGGTAGCGTTATAGCTTATACCTGGCGTTATGATGGCTATGAAGGGGATTCGGAAGTTACCTGGGAGCTTTCGCCTGAGGGAGAGGGAACTAAACTGGTGTTAACCCATACCGGTTTAGAAACATTTCCGCCGATTGATGCCTTCAAAAAAGAAAACTTTGTGGCCGGCTGGACACATATTACCGGCATTTCGCTTAAAGATTTTTTGGAGAAGGTATAA
- a CDS encoding ArsR/SmtB family transcription factor: protein MRRDVFQAIADPTRREIINLIAYKNMNLNAVADNFDISRPAVSKHIKILTQCGLLVIKQQGRERYCHANLQQLKQVTDWAEQYRQFWTQKLDALDAFLTNEQNNDNHKNEKL, encoded by the coding sequence ATGCGCAGAGACGTATTCCAGGCCATTGCAGATCCTACCCGTCGCGAAATCATTAATCTGATCGCCTATAAAAACATGAACCTTAATGCCGTGGCCGATAATTTTGATATCAGCAGGCCGGCGGTATCCAAGCATATCAAAATACTAACCCAATGTGGTTTGCTGGTGATTAAGCAGCAGGGGCGCGAGCGTTACTGCCATGCCAACCTGCAGCAGTTAAAGCAGGTTACCGATTGGGCTGAGCAATACCGCCAATTCTGGACACAAAAACTGGATGCACTTGACGCATTTCTCACTAACGAACAAAACAACGATAACCATAAAAACGAAAAGCTATGA